One window of Oreochromis niloticus isolate F11D_XX linkage group LG23, O_niloticus_UMD_NMBU, whole genome shotgun sequence genomic DNA carries:
- the LOC106098983 gene encoding zinc finger BED domain-containing protein 1 isoform X1, which translates to MNTASRKIALDQAVLNFIIKDCQPLSIVESEGFRELVQVLEPSYVLPTRKTIKELLAKKHAEELERVKMEVQQAVAVSITADLWTSLNMEAYLALTCHYINENMQLCTSVLGVKHFPQSHTADNLAQFKKGMMDDWAITNKVRCLVTDAAPNMIAATRTLQIRHSVCIAHKLNLLVKKSCDQIPELSSIREKSRQIVSFFRSSTTAKEKLAQVQQQMGRPVLKLINEVPTRWNSTYQMLSRLHDEKEAVWVSLASLPTDLTPLTVDECDIVREALLVLAPFHQATVELSEERRVSGSKVIPMMKMLYCALERNSLHLHTQAATHLHDQLRRRVTDTASNLESLSVLTLSTLLDPRFKTLGFRSSSKCSEAVNRLKVECAAVIARTTSEPQPGPSSEQSPVQENLWHRLDEEVGRQTNNATADSIIEVQRYLAERNIPRSEDPLTYWGNRRTSYPNLFHLVLQFLCTPASSVPCERVFSKAGEIVSKKRNRLNAKTLNKLIFLNKNL; encoded by the exons aTGAACACAG catctaggaagattgctctggaccaggcagtcctgaattttattataaaggactgccaaccccttagcATTGTGGAGAGTGAGGGGTTCAGGGAGCTGGTTCAGGTCCTTGAGCCATCATATGTTTTGCCAACCAGAAAG ACCATAAAGGAATTGCTAGCCAAAAAACATGCGGAGGAACTCGAACGAGTGAAAATGGAAGTACAGCAAGCTGTGGCAGTGAGTATAACAGCTGACCTGTGGACCTCTTTGAACATGGAGGCTTACTTGGCTCTTACTTGTCACTACATTAATGAGAATATGCAGTTGTGTACATCTGTGTTGGGTGTGAAACACTTTCCACAAAGTCATACTGCAGACAATTTGGCCCAATTCAAAAAGGGCATGATGGATGACTGGGCCATCACAAATAAGGTAAGGTGTCTTGTGACCGATGCAGCACCAAACATGATTGCAGCAACAAGAACTCTCCAAATTCGACATTCAGTTTGCATTGCACACAAACTCAATTTATTAGTCAAGAAATCATGTGATCAAATCCCTGAACTTTCATCCATAAGAGAAAAATCTAGACAAATCGTGTCATTCTTCAGATCCAGcactacagccaaagaaaagcttgcTCAAGTGCAGCAGCAGATGGGACGGCCCGTCTTGAAACTTATCAACGAGGTACCAACACGTTGGAACAGCACATATCAGATGCTGTCACGGCTACATGATGAGAAAGAAGCAGTCTGGGTATCTCTTGCTTCTCTTCCAACAGATTTAACTCCACTTACGGTTGATGAGTGTGACATCGTAAGGGAAGCACTTCTTGTGCTGGCCCCTTTCCATCAGGCCACAGTGGAGTTGTCTGAGGAGAGGAGAGTTTCAGGATCAAAAGTAATCCCGATGATGAAAATGCTATATTGTGCACTTGAGCGGAACTCTTTACATCTACACACACAAGCAGCCACCCATCTCCATGACCAACTTAGGCGTCGTGTCACAGACACTGCTTCTAATCTGGAGTCATTAAGTGTGTTGACCCTCTCAACACTTTTAGACCCCAGATTTAAAACACTCGGATTTCGTAGTTCCTCCAAGTGTAGTGAGGCAGTCAATCGCCTGAAAGTGGAGTGTGCTGCAGTAATTGCCCGCACAACATCTGAGCCACAGCCTGGCCCTTCATCAGAGCAGTCACCTGTTCAGG aaaACCTGTGGCATCGGCTCGATGAAGAAGTtggcagacaaacaaacaatgcaACAGCGGACTCCATCATTGAGGTCCAGCGCTACTTGgcggagagaaacattccacgatcagaggatcctttaacgtactgggggaatagAAGAACATCTTATCCTAACCTTTTCCACCTGgtattacagtttttgtgtaccccagcttcatctgtgccctGTGAGCGTgtattttccaaagctggggaaatagTGTCAAAAAAACGCAATAGGCTGAATGCAAAAACCTTgaataaacttatttttctgaataaaaatttataa
- the LOC106098983 gene encoding zinc finger BED domain-containing protein 1 isoform X2 yields the protein MEVQQAVAVSITADLWTSLNMEAYLALTCHYINENMQLCTSVLGVKHFPQSHTADNLAQFKKGMMDDWAITNKVRCLVTDAAPNMIAATRTLQIRHSVCIAHKLNLLVKKSCDQIPELSSIREKSRQIVSFFRSSTTAKEKLAQVQQQMGRPVLKLINEVPTRWNSTYQMLSRLHDEKEAVWVSLASLPTDLTPLTVDECDIVREALLVLAPFHQATVELSEERRVSGSKVIPMMKMLYCALERNSLHLHTQAATHLHDQLRRRVTDTASNLESLSVLTLSTLLDPRFKTLGFRSSSKCSEAVNRLKVECAAVIARTTSEPQPGPSSEQSPVQENLWHRLDEEVGRQTNNATADSIIEVQRYLAERNIPRSEDPLTYWGNRRTSYPNLFHLVLQFLCTPASSVPCERVFSKAGEIVSKKRNRLNAKTLNKLIFLNKNL from the exons ATGGAAGTACAGCAAGCTGTGGCAGTGAGTATAACAGCTGACCTGTGGACCTCTTTGAACATGGAGGCTTACTTGGCTCTTACTTGTCACTACATTAATGAGAATATGCAGTTGTGTACATCTGTGTTGGGTGTGAAACACTTTCCACAAAGTCATACTGCAGACAATTTGGCCCAATTCAAAAAGGGCATGATGGATGACTGGGCCATCACAAATAAGGTAAGGTGTCTTGTGACCGATGCAGCACCAAACATGATTGCAGCAACAAGAACTCTCCAAATTCGACATTCAGTTTGCATTGCACACAAACTCAATTTATTAGTCAAGAAATCATGTGATCAAATCCCTGAACTTTCATCCATAAGAGAAAAATCTAGACAAATCGTGTCATTCTTCAGATCCAGcactacagccaaagaaaagcttgcTCAAGTGCAGCAGCAGATGGGACGGCCCGTCTTGAAACTTATCAACGAGGTACCAACACGTTGGAACAGCACATATCAGATGCTGTCACGGCTACATGATGAGAAAGAAGCAGTCTGGGTATCTCTTGCTTCTCTTCCAACAGATTTAACTCCACTTACGGTTGATGAGTGTGACATCGTAAGGGAAGCACTTCTTGTGCTGGCCCCTTTCCATCAGGCCACAGTGGAGTTGTCTGAGGAGAGGAGAGTTTCAGGATCAAAAGTAATCCCGATGATGAAAATGCTATATTGTGCACTTGAGCGGAACTCTTTACATCTACACACACAAGCAGCCACCCATCTCCATGACCAACTTAGGCGTCGTGTCACAGACACTGCTTCTAATCTGGAGTCATTAAGTGTGTTGACCCTCTCAACACTTTTAGACCCCAGATTTAAAACACTCGGATTTCGTAGTTCCTCCAAGTGTAGTGAGGCAGTCAATCGCCTGAAAGTGGAGTGTGCTGCAGTAATTGCCCGCACAACATCTGAGCCACAGCCTGGCCCTTCATCAGAGCAGTCACCTGTTCAGG aaaACCTGTGGCATCGGCTCGATGAAGAAGTtggcagacaaacaaacaatgcaACAGCGGACTCCATCATTGAGGTCCAGCGCTACTTGgcggagagaaacattccacgatcagaggatcctttaacgtactgggggaatagAAGAACATCTTATCCTAACCTTTTCCACCTGgtattacagtttttgtgtaccccagcttcatctgtgccctGTGAGCGTgtattttccaaagctggggaaatagTGTCAAAAAAACGCAATAGGCTGAATGCAAAAACCTTgaataaacttatttttctgaataaaaatttataa
- the LOC106098983 gene encoding uncharacterized protein LOC106098983 isoform X4, translating into MNTASRKIALDQAVLNFIIKDCQPLSIVESEGFRELVQVLEPSYVLPTRKTIKELLAKKHAEELERVKMEVQQAVAKTCGIGSMKKLADKQTMQQRTPSLRSSATWRRETFHDQRIL; encoded by the exons aTGAACACAG catctaggaagattgctctggaccaggcagtcctgaattttattataaaggactgccaaccccttagcATTGTGGAGAGTGAGGGGTTCAGGGAGCTGGTTCAGGTCCTTGAGCCATCATATGTTTTGCCAACCAGAAAG ACCATAAAGGAATTGCTAGCCAAAAAACATGCGGAGGAACTCGAACGAGTGAAAATGGAAGTACAGCAAGCTGTGGCA aaaACCTGTGGCATCGGCTCGATGAAGAAGTtggcagacaaacaaacaatgcaACAGCGGACTCCATCATTGAGGTCCAGCGCTACTTGgcggagagaaacattccacgatcagaggatcctttaa
- the LOC106098983 gene encoding uncharacterized protein LOC106098983 isoform X3, with product MNTASRKIALDQAVLNFIIKDCQPLSIVESEGFRELVQVLEPSYVLPTRKTIKELLAKKHAEELERVKMEVQQAVAIQHYSQRKACSSAAADGTARLETYQRGTNTLEQHISDAVTAT from the exons aTGAACACAG catctaggaagattgctctggaccaggcagtcctgaattttattataaaggactgccaaccccttagcATTGTGGAGAGTGAGGGGTTCAGGGAGCTGGTTCAGGTCCTTGAGCCATCATATGTTTTGCCAACCAGAAAG ACCATAAAGGAATTGCTAGCCAAAAAACATGCGGAGGAACTCGAACGAGTGAAAATGGAAGTACAGCAAGCTGTGGCA ATCCAGcactacagccaaagaaaagcttgcTCAAGTGCAGCAGCAGATGGGACGGCCCGTCTTGAAACTTATCAACGAGGTACCAACACGTTGGAACAGCACATATCAGATGCTGTCACGGCTACATGA